One Asterias rubens chromosome 8, eAstRub1.3, whole genome shotgun sequence genomic window, TATGTTTCATCCAGCACAGCAACAGGATTCTTCCCAAGACTCTGCATCAGAGTCGGACACCCAGCAGTCCAACGAGAAAGATCCCTCGTTAAACTGTAGCCTGACCCAGGAGGAGTCTGGGTGCTGCTCAGAGACGAGAACTGAATCCTCCTCATCTCTTTCATCTTCCTCCTCCTGCTCGTCGTGTTCCAATGACGAGAAGAAAGTGGAGATGGAGTGTGTGGCTCCAGACTGCCACAAGACGTCTTACAAGTCCCGCAAGTACCTACTGCTGCCGTGGAAGTGCAAGTACCATCGGAACAAGACGTATAAG contains:
- the LOC117293361 gene encoding regulatory factor X-associated protein-like translates to MFHPAQQQDSSQDSASESDTQQSNEKDPSLNCSLTQEESGCCSETRTESSSSLSSSSSCSSCSNDEKKVEMECVAPDCHKTSYKSRKYLLLPWKCKYHRNKTYKETYKKRKALNNKSALNMELLLHGTESQSDGQGGTPRQKPAQQRNMLEQVLNEKKMALMQSPVVLEFLQKQQQKKHNQHRHQQKPWSVQEHQRYGPTNQR